The proteins below come from a single Esox lucius isolate fEsoLuc1 chromosome 7, fEsoLuc1.pri, whole genome shotgun sequence genomic window:
- the ltbp3 gene encoding latent-transforming growth factor beta-binding protein 3 isoform X3: MPSLIISHLLVIWLSVQRLAWSAERTSTRERFKVVIAPLICKRICLKGQCQDTCEQGNNTTLIGENGQSADTLTGPGFRVVVCPLTCLNGGVCSSRTHCLCPPGFTGRLCQLPLRQMPEAQAARGNKQPIYTLSGQPDGQSQGEQATMGRPQLAQTHSMFTLPLGQGAGHHSSEVQFNVRVHHAHDMSVVIHSLEQSDSKPPHKTVTRLTPQMHKPRGRCFQETTPKQACSSTPLPVLTNQEDCCGSVGNSWGQNKCYKCPKLPYAGVKLQSIIEDYGSTCPQGYKRLNSTHCQDINECTMQGVCQNGECLNTQGSFLCACKPGFTMDRTRCVESPSPVEQGQCFLIATETGRCEHALPTPLSQEMCCCTVGKAWGPGCDRCPQDGTASFSKICPAGKGYFLHSVRETLAFPPPIHTGPEKVMPKPDKKPEGESVEVKPREQPPETTTPMQLSPISPHGPRVHEIITKPTPPPIVRVNPDSDPLEVAQTQVSPVTDECRLNRNVCGHGECVNVHTGYKCECNPGYRLNPQRNACEDDDECASEPCGHSRGFCINTEGSYRCHCLHGYKLSVYHGQLRCTDVNECFKSDICGQGGQCLNLPGSYKCECHKGFRSKSQRQPACEDINECLDPSSCPNELCENNQGSYECVPCPAGHQAQGGVCYDVNECQKRGVCPNGHCENLHGTYRCLCNEGFLPAADSKGCMDIDECEDDRLCANGRCVNTEGSFHCQCYPGYQRTQEGSHCEDINECERPSNCQRGRCINSMGSYRCECQKGFMLVGGRRCQDIDECATDRGLCQPHGVCENRQGSYMCVCKDGFILSEDKHSCEEIEVDVEDKKECYLNLDDTVFCDSVLATNVTKQECCCSSLGKGWGDHCEIYPCPVDHSSEFHSLCPVGQGFYHEEGITGYNLPVHRDIDECALFSNEICKEGRCMNTQPGYECYCQQGFYYDNNLLDCNDVNECHDESLCTNGQCRNTRGSFYCSCNSPWTPDASKKKCVIPTVAGVDECQDPLNCKNGHCVDTPGSYYCVCSPPWILATDRNSCVTPEEQADINECQDPSYCKNGRCVNTPGSFHCICTQPLTFSAAHKQCVYDDRTAAHKDVCFLQVDEDLICSHPRNGLVVTYSECCCHYGRGWGPECRTCPQRNSVIFNRLCEMHLDTESDGEGDFLAAFATYNPEGDSSEEDSDECSCANGRCVRSYLGTMCECNTGFRLDHSRTRCIDIDECAEPGVRLNPCKNARCVNTIGSFKCYCKNGFVPARRPNICVPGTKAQHIRTRAL, translated from the exons TGGTGTGTCCACTGACCTGTCTGAATGGAGGGGTGTGCAGCTCGCGGACCCATTGTCTGTGCCCGCCGGGTTTCACCGGTCGGCTGTGCCAGTTACCCCTACGGCAGATGCCTGAGGCCCAGGCGGCGCGGGGCAACAAGCAACCCATCTACACTTTGTCGGGGCAGCCGGACGGCCAGAGCCAAGGCGAGCAGGCGACCATGGGGCGACCTCAGCTCGCCCAGACCCACTCTATGTTCACTTTACCCCTGGGCCAAGGGGCAGGACACCACTCATCCGAAG tGCAGTTCAATGTGCGTGTCCACCATGCACACGACATGTCCGTCGTCATCCATTCTCTCGAGCAATCGGATTCCAAGCCCCCTCATAAAACGGTGACACGCTTGACCCCTCAGATGCACAAACCCAGGGGGCGTTGCTTCCAGGAGACCACGCCCAAACAAGCT TGTAGCAGTACACCCCTTCCTGTACTGACCAACCAGGAGGACTGCTGTGGAAGTGTGGGCAACTCCTGgggacaaaacaaatgttataaatgtcCAAAACTTCCAT ATGCTGGAGTGAAACTGCAGAGCATTATAGAGGACTATGGTTCCACGTGCCCTCAGGGCTACAAGAGGCTCAACAGCACCCACTGTCAAG ACATCAACGAGTGCACCATGCAAGGGGTGTGTCAAAACGGGGAGTGCCTGAACACCCAAGGTAGTTTCCTGTGTGCCTGTAAGCCTGGCTTCACCATGGACAGGACCAGATGTGTGG AGTCCCCGTCCCCAGTGGAGCAGGGTCAGTGTTTCCTCATCGCCACAGAGACGGGTCGCTGTGAACACGCCTtacccacacccctgtcccagGAGATGTGTTGCTGCACTGTGGGGAAGGCCTGGGGCCCCGGATGTGACAGGTGTCCCCAGGACGGCACAG CCTCCTTCAGCAAGATCTGTCCGGCAGGGAAGGGTTACTTTCTTCATAGTGTCCGGGAGACACTGGCGTTCCCTCCTCCGATCCACACCGGCCCGGAGAAGGTCATGCCGAAGCCTGACAAGAAGCCGGAGGGTGAGTCCGTGG AAGTCAAGCCCCGG GAACAGCCTCCTGAGACGACCACACCTATGCAGCTTTCTCCAATCAGCCCCCACGGCCCCCGGGTTCACG AGATCATCACTAAGCCCACACCTCCGCCCATCGTCAGGGTGAATCCAGACAGCGACCCCCTGGAGGTGGCCCAGACGCAGGTCTCAC CGGTCACGGATGAGTGCAGGCTGAACAGGAATGTCTGTGGTCACGGGGAGTGTGTCAATGTTCACACTGGCTACAAGTGTGAGTGCAATCCCGGCTACCGGCTCAATCCCCAGAGGAACGCCTGCGAGG ATGATGATGAGTGCGCCTCAGAGCCGTGCGGCCACAGCAGAGGCTTCTGCATTAACACGGAGGGCTCCTACCGCTGCCACTGTCTCCATGGCTACAAGCTCTCGGTGTATCATGGGCAGCTGAGGTGCACAG ATGTGAATGAGTGCTTCAAGTCAGACATCTGTGGGCAGGGCGGTCAGTGCCTTAACCTGCCCGGGTCCTACAAGTGTGAGTGTCACAAAGGCTTCAGGAGCAAGTCCCAGCGCCAGCCGGCCTGTGAAG aTATCAACGAGTGCCTGGACCCCAGCAGCTGCCCCAATGAGCTGTGTGAGAACAACCAAGGCTCTTATGAATGTGTTCCCTGCCCAGCGGGTCACCAGGCCCAAGGCGGCGTCTGCTATG ATGTCAACGAGTGCCAGAAACGGGGGGTGTGTCCGAACGGCCACTGCGAGAACCTCCATGGGACCTACCGCTGCCTCTGCAACGAGGGCTTCCTACCTGCGGCGGACAGCAAAGGCTGCATGG ACATCGACGAGTGCGAGGATGACAGACTGTGCGCCAACGGGCGCTGTGTCAACACCGAAGGCTCCTTCCATTGCCAGTGCTACCCAGGGTACCAGCGCACCCAGGAGGGCAGCCATTGTGAAG ATATAAACGAATGTGAGCGTCCCTCCAACTGCCAGAGAGGGCGCTGTATCAACAGCATGGGATCCTACCGCTGTGAATGTCAGAAGGGATTCATGCTGGTGGGAGGGAGGCGGTGCCAAG ACATAGATGAATGTGCGACAGACAGGGGTCTGTGCCAGCCCCACGGCGTATGTGAGAACAGACAGGGCtcctatatgtgtgtgtgcaaagaCGGTTTCATCTTGTCTGAGGACAAGCACAGCTGCGAAG AGATTGAAGTGGATGTGGAGGATAAAAAGGAGTGCTATCTGAACCTGGATGACACAGTGTTCTGTGACAGTGTCCTGGCCACCAACGTCACCAAGCAGGAGTGCTGCTGCTCTTCCCTCGGAAAGGGCTGGGGAGATCACTGTGAGATCTACCCCTGTCCCGTCGACCACTCAT CTGAGTTCCACTCCTTGTGCCCAGTGGGCCAAGGTTTCTACCATGAGGAGGGCATAACTGGTTATAACTTGCCTGTCCACAGAG ATATCGATGAGTGTGCGCTGTTTTCCAATGAGATCTGCAAGGAAGGCCGCTGTATGAACACACAGCCTGGCTACGAATGCTACTGCCAACAGGGCTTCTACTACGACAACAACCTGCTGGACTGCAATG ATGTCAATGAGTGCCACGATGAGTCTCTGTGTACCAATGGTCAGTGTCGGAACACAAGAGGCTCCTTCTACTGCAGCTGTAATTCCCCTTGGACCCCCGACGCTTCCAAAAAGAAGTGTGTGATCCCCACAGTGGCAG GTGTGGATGAGTGCCAAGACCCGTTGAACTGTAAGAATGGCCACTGTGTTGACACCCCTGGCTCCTACTACTGTGTCTGCTCCCCACCCTGGATCCTGGCCACAGACCGCAACAGCTGTGTGACCCCAGAGGAGCAGGCTG ATATCAATGAGTGCCAGGACCCCTCGTACTGTAAGAATGGGAGGTGTGTGAACACGCCAGGCTCCTTTCACTGTATATGCACCCAGCCCCTCACCTTCAGCGCAGCGCACAAACAGTGCGTTTATGACG ACCGCACGGCGGCCCATAAGGACGTGTGTTTCCTACAGGTGGATGAGGACCTGATCTGCAGCCACCCCAGGAATGGTTTGGTGGTCACCTACTCTGAGTGCTGCTGTCACTACGGCCGAGGCTGGGGCCCCGAGTGTAGGACCTGCCCCCAGAGAAACTCAG TGATCTTTAATCGACTGTGTGAGATGCACTTGGACACAGAGTCTGATGGTGAGGGCGATTTCCTGGCAGCTTTTGCCACCTACAACCCAG AAGGGGACAGTTCCGAAGAGGACTCTGATGAGTGTAGCTGTGCCAATGGCCGCTGTGTGCGTTCCTACTTGGGCACCATGTGTGAGTGCAACACAGGCTTCAGGCTGGACCACTCCCGCACACGCTGCATAG ATATTGATGAATGTGCTGAACCAGGGGTCCGACTTAATCCATGCAAGAATGCCCGCTGTGTCAACACCATAGGCTCGTTCAAATGCTACTGCAAAAATGGCTTTGTCCCTGCACGAAGGCCCAATATATGTGTACCAGGCACAAAGGCCCAACATATCCGCACCAGGGCTCTATAA
- the ltbp3 gene encoding latent-transforming growth factor beta-binding protein 3 isoform X2 — translation MPSLIISHLLVIWLSVQRLAWSAERTSTRERFKVVIAPLICKRICLKGQCQDTCEQGNNTTLIGENGQSADTLTGPGFRVVVCPLTCLNGGVCSSRTHCLCPPGFTGRLCQLPLRQMPEAQAARGNKQPIYTLSGQPDGQSQGEQATMGRPQLAQTHSMFTLPLGQGAGHHSSEVQFNVRVHHAHDMSVVIHSLEQSDSKPPHKTVTRLTPQMHKPRGRCFQETTPKQACSSTPLPVLTNQEDCCGSVGNSWGQNKCYKCPKLPYAGVKLQSIIEDYGSTCPQGYKRLNSTHCQDINECTMQGVCQNGECLNTQGSFLCACKPGFTMDRTRCVESPSPVEQGQCFLIATETGRCEHALPTPLSQEMCCCTVGKAWGPGCDRCPQDGTASFSKICPAGKGYFLHSVRETLAFPPPIHTGPEKVMPKPDKKPEGESVEVKPREQPPETTTPMQLSPISPHGPRVHEIITKPTPPPIVRVNPDSDPLEVAQTQVSPVTDECRLNRNVCGHGECVNVHTGYKCECNPGYRLNPQRNACEDDDECASEPCGHSRGFCINTEGSYRCHCLHGYKLSVYHGQLRCTDVNECFKSDICGQGGQCLNLPGSYKCECHKGFRSKSQRQPACEDINECLDPSSCPNELCENNQGSYECVPCPAGHQAQGGVCYDVNECQKRGVCPNGHCENLHGTYRCLCNEGFLPAADSKGCMDIDECEDDRLCANGRCVNTEGSFHCQCYPGYQRTQEGSHCEDINECERPSNCQRGRCINSMGSYRCECQKGFMLVGGRRCQDIDECATDRGLCQPHGVCENRQGSYMCVCKDGFILSEDKHSCEEIEVDVEDKKECYLNLDDTVFCDSVLATNVTKQECCCSSLGKGWGDHCEIYPCPVDHSSEFHSLCPVGQGFYHEEGITGYNLPVHRDIDECALFSNEICKEGRCMNTQPGYECYCQQGFYYDNNLLDCNDVNECHDESLCTNGQCRNTRGSFYCSCNSPWTPDASKKKCVIPTVAGVDECQDPLNCKNGHCVDTPGSYYCVCSPPWILATDRNSCVTPEEQADINECQDPSYCKNGRCVNTPGSFHCICTQPLTFSAAHKQCVYDDRTAAHKDVCFLQVDEDLICSHPRNGLVVTYSECCCHYGRGWGPECRTCPQRNSVIFNRLCEMHLDTESDGEGDFLAAFATYNPDSEGDSSEEDSDECSCANGRCVRSYLGTMCECNTGFRLDHSRTRCIDIDECAEPGVRLNPCKNARCVNTIGSFKCYCKNGFVPARRPNICVPGTKAQHIRTRAL, via the exons TGGTGTGTCCACTGACCTGTCTGAATGGAGGGGTGTGCAGCTCGCGGACCCATTGTCTGTGCCCGCCGGGTTTCACCGGTCGGCTGTGCCAGTTACCCCTACGGCAGATGCCTGAGGCCCAGGCGGCGCGGGGCAACAAGCAACCCATCTACACTTTGTCGGGGCAGCCGGACGGCCAGAGCCAAGGCGAGCAGGCGACCATGGGGCGACCTCAGCTCGCCCAGACCCACTCTATGTTCACTTTACCCCTGGGCCAAGGGGCAGGACACCACTCATCCGAAG tGCAGTTCAATGTGCGTGTCCACCATGCACACGACATGTCCGTCGTCATCCATTCTCTCGAGCAATCGGATTCCAAGCCCCCTCATAAAACGGTGACACGCTTGACCCCTCAGATGCACAAACCCAGGGGGCGTTGCTTCCAGGAGACCACGCCCAAACAAGCT TGTAGCAGTACACCCCTTCCTGTACTGACCAACCAGGAGGACTGCTGTGGAAGTGTGGGCAACTCCTGgggacaaaacaaatgttataaatgtcCAAAACTTCCAT ATGCTGGAGTGAAACTGCAGAGCATTATAGAGGACTATGGTTCCACGTGCCCTCAGGGCTACAAGAGGCTCAACAGCACCCACTGTCAAG ACATCAACGAGTGCACCATGCAAGGGGTGTGTCAAAACGGGGAGTGCCTGAACACCCAAGGTAGTTTCCTGTGTGCCTGTAAGCCTGGCTTCACCATGGACAGGACCAGATGTGTGG AGTCCCCGTCCCCAGTGGAGCAGGGTCAGTGTTTCCTCATCGCCACAGAGACGGGTCGCTGTGAACACGCCTtacccacacccctgtcccagGAGATGTGTTGCTGCACTGTGGGGAAGGCCTGGGGCCCCGGATGTGACAGGTGTCCCCAGGACGGCACAG CCTCCTTCAGCAAGATCTGTCCGGCAGGGAAGGGTTACTTTCTTCATAGTGTCCGGGAGACACTGGCGTTCCCTCCTCCGATCCACACCGGCCCGGAGAAGGTCATGCCGAAGCCTGACAAGAAGCCGGAGGGTGAGTCCGTGG AAGTCAAGCCCCGG GAACAGCCTCCTGAGACGACCACACCTATGCAGCTTTCTCCAATCAGCCCCCACGGCCCCCGGGTTCACG AGATCATCACTAAGCCCACACCTCCGCCCATCGTCAGGGTGAATCCAGACAGCGACCCCCTGGAGGTGGCCCAGACGCAGGTCTCAC CGGTCACGGATGAGTGCAGGCTGAACAGGAATGTCTGTGGTCACGGGGAGTGTGTCAATGTTCACACTGGCTACAAGTGTGAGTGCAATCCCGGCTACCGGCTCAATCCCCAGAGGAACGCCTGCGAGG ATGATGATGAGTGCGCCTCAGAGCCGTGCGGCCACAGCAGAGGCTTCTGCATTAACACGGAGGGCTCCTACCGCTGCCACTGTCTCCATGGCTACAAGCTCTCGGTGTATCATGGGCAGCTGAGGTGCACAG ATGTGAATGAGTGCTTCAAGTCAGACATCTGTGGGCAGGGCGGTCAGTGCCTTAACCTGCCCGGGTCCTACAAGTGTGAGTGTCACAAAGGCTTCAGGAGCAAGTCCCAGCGCCAGCCGGCCTGTGAAG aTATCAACGAGTGCCTGGACCCCAGCAGCTGCCCCAATGAGCTGTGTGAGAACAACCAAGGCTCTTATGAATGTGTTCCCTGCCCAGCGGGTCACCAGGCCCAAGGCGGCGTCTGCTATG ATGTCAACGAGTGCCAGAAACGGGGGGTGTGTCCGAACGGCCACTGCGAGAACCTCCATGGGACCTACCGCTGCCTCTGCAACGAGGGCTTCCTACCTGCGGCGGACAGCAAAGGCTGCATGG ACATCGACGAGTGCGAGGATGACAGACTGTGCGCCAACGGGCGCTGTGTCAACACCGAAGGCTCCTTCCATTGCCAGTGCTACCCAGGGTACCAGCGCACCCAGGAGGGCAGCCATTGTGAAG ATATAAACGAATGTGAGCGTCCCTCCAACTGCCAGAGAGGGCGCTGTATCAACAGCATGGGATCCTACCGCTGTGAATGTCAGAAGGGATTCATGCTGGTGGGAGGGAGGCGGTGCCAAG ACATAGATGAATGTGCGACAGACAGGGGTCTGTGCCAGCCCCACGGCGTATGTGAGAACAGACAGGGCtcctatatgtgtgtgtgcaaagaCGGTTTCATCTTGTCTGAGGACAAGCACAGCTGCGAAG AGATTGAAGTGGATGTGGAGGATAAAAAGGAGTGCTATCTGAACCTGGATGACACAGTGTTCTGTGACAGTGTCCTGGCCACCAACGTCACCAAGCAGGAGTGCTGCTGCTCTTCCCTCGGAAAGGGCTGGGGAGATCACTGTGAGATCTACCCCTGTCCCGTCGACCACTCAT CTGAGTTCCACTCCTTGTGCCCAGTGGGCCAAGGTTTCTACCATGAGGAGGGCATAACTGGTTATAACTTGCCTGTCCACAGAG ATATCGATGAGTGTGCGCTGTTTTCCAATGAGATCTGCAAGGAAGGCCGCTGTATGAACACACAGCCTGGCTACGAATGCTACTGCCAACAGGGCTTCTACTACGACAACAACCTGCTGGACTGCAATG ATGTCAATGAGTGCCACGATGAGTCTCTGTGTACCAATGGTCAGTGTCGGAACACAAGAGGCTCCTTCTACTGCAGCTGTAATTCCCCTTGGACCCCCGACGCTTCCAAAAAGAAGTGTGTGATCCCCACAGTGGCAG GTGTGGATGAGTGCCAAGACCCGTTGAACTGTAAGAATGGCCACTGTGTTGACACCCCTGGCTCCTACTACTGTGTCTGCTCCCCACCCTGGATCCTGGCCACAGACCGCAACAGCTGTGTGACCCCAGAGGAGCAGGCTG ATATCAATGAGTGCCAGGACCCCTCGTACTGTAAGAATGGGAGGTGTGTGAACACGCCAGGCTCCTTTCACTGTATATGCACCCAGCCCCTCACCTTCAGCGCAGCGCACAAACAGTGCGTTTATGACG ACCGCACGGCGGCCCATAAGGACGTGTGTTTCCTACAGGTGGATGAGGACCTGATCTGCAGCCACCCCAGGAATGGTTTGGTGGTCACCTACTCTGAGTGCTGCTGTCACTACGGCCGAGGCTGGGGCCCCGAGTGTAGGACCTGCCCCCAGAGAAACTCAG TGATCTTTAATCGACTGTGTGAGATGCACTTGGACACAGAGTCTGATGGTGAGGGCGATTTCCTGGCAGCTTTTGCCACCTACAACCCAG acTCAGAAGGGGACAGTTCCGAAGAGGACTCTGATGAGTGTAGCTGTGCCAATGGCCGCTGTGTGCGTTCCTACTTGGGCACCATGTGTGAGTGCAACACAGGCTTCAGGCTGGACCACTCCCGCACACGCTGCATAG ATATTGATGAATGTGCTGAACCAGGGGTCCGACTTAATCCATGCAAGAATGCCCGCTGTGTCAACACCATAGGCTCGTTCAAATGCTACTGCAAAAATGGCTTTGTCCCTGCACGAAGGCCCAATATATGTGTACCAGGCACAAAGGCCCAACATATCCGCACCAGGGCTCTATAA
- the ltbp3 gene encoding latent-transforming growth factor beta-binding protein 3 isoform X6, whose product MVCPLTCLNGGVCSSRTHCLCPPGFTGRLCQLPLRQMPEAQAARGNKQPIYTLSGQPDGQSQGEQATMGRPQLAQTHSMFTLPLGQGAGHHSSEVQFNVRVHHAHDMSVVIHSLEQSDSKPPHKTVTRLTPQMHKPRGRCFQETTPKQACSSTPLPVLTNQEDCCGSVGNSWGQNKCYKCPKLPYAGVKLQSIIEDYGSTCPQGYKRLNSTHCQDINECTMQGVCQNGECLNTQGSFLCACKPGFTMDRTRCVESPSPVEQGQCFLIATETGRCEHALPTPLSQEMCCCTVGKAWGPGCDRCPQDGTASFSKICPAGKGYFLHSVRETLAFPPPIHTGPEKVMPKPDKKPEGESVEVKPREQPPETTTPMQLSPISPHGPRVHEIITKPTPPPIVRVNPDSDPLEVAQTQVSPVTDECRLNRNVCGHGECVNVHTGYKCECNPGYRLNPQRNACEDDDECASEPCGHSRGFCINTEGSYRCHCLHGYKLSVYHGQLRCTDVNECFKSDICGQGGQCLNLPGSYKCECHKGFRSKSQRQPACEDINECLDPSSCPNELCENNQGSYECVPCPAGHQAQGGVCYDVNECQKRGVCPNGHCENLHGTYRCLCNEGFLPAADSKGCMDIDECEDDRLCANGRCVNTEGSFHCQCYPGYQRTQEGSHCEDINECERPSNCQRGRCINSMGSYRCECQKGFMLVGGRRCQDIDECATDRGLCQPHGVCENRQGSYMCVCKDGFILSEDKHSCEEIEVDVEDKKECYLNLDDTVFCDSVLATNVTKQECCCSSLGKGWGDHCEIYPCPVDHSSEFHSLCPVGQGFYHEEGITGYNLPVHRDIDECALFSNEICKEGRCMNTQPGYECYCQQGFYYDNNLLDCNDVNECHDESLCTNGQCRNTRGSFYCSCNSPWTPDASKKKCVIPTVAGVDECQDPLNCKNGHCVDTPGSYYCVCSPPWILATDRNSCVTPEEQADINECQDPSYCKNGRCVNTPGSFHCICTQPLTFSAAHKQCVYDDRTAAHKDVCFLQVDEDLICSHPRNGLVVTYSECCCHYGRGWGPECRTCPQRNSVIFNRLCEMHLDTESDGEGDFLAAFATYNPGIEGDSSEEDSDECSCANGRCVRSYLGTMCECNTGFRLDHSRTRCIDIDECAEPGVRLNPCKNARCVNTIGSFKCYCKNGFVPARRPNICVPGTKAQHIRTRAL is encoded by the exons TGGTGTGTCCACTGACCTGTCTGAATGGAGGGGTGTGCAGCTCGCGGACCCATTGTCTGTGCCCGCCGGGTTTCACCGGTCGGCTGTGCCAGTTACCCCTACGGCAGATGCCTGAGGCCCAGGCGGCGCGGGGCAACAAGCAACCCATCTACACTTTGTCGGGGCAGCCGGACGGCCAGAGCCAAGGCGAGCAGGCGACCATGGGGCGACCTCAGCTCGCCCAGACCCACTCTATGTTCACTTTACCCCTGGGCCAAGGGGCAGGACACCACTCATCCGAAG tGCAGTTCAATGTGCGTGTCCACCATGCACACGACATGTCCGTCGTCATCCATTCTCTCGAGCAATCGGATTCCAAGCCCCCTCATAAAACGGTGACACGCTTGACCCCTCAGATGCACAAACCCAGGGGGCGTTGCTTCCAGGAGACCACGCCCAAACAAGCT TGTAGCAGTACACCCCTTCCTGTACTGACCAACCAGGAGGACTGCTGTGGAAGTGTGGGCAACTCCTGgggacaaaacaaatgttataaatgtcCAAAACTTCCAT ATGCTGGAGTGAAACTGCAGAGCATTATAGAGGACTATGGTTCCACGTGCCCTCAGGGCTACAAGAGGCTCAACAGCACCCACTGTCAAG ACATCAACGAGTGCACCATGCAAGGGGTGTGTCAAAACGGGGAGTGCCTGAACACCCAAGGTAGTTTCCTGTGTGCCTGTAAGCCTGGCTTCACCATGGACAGGACCAGATGTGTGG AGTCCCCGTCCCCAGTGGAGCAGGGTCAGTGTTTCCTCATCGCCACAGAGACGGGTCGCTGTGAACACGCCTtacccacacccctgtcccagGAGATGTGTTGCTGCACTGTGGGGAAGGCCTGGGGCCCCGGATGTGACAGGTGTCCCCAGGACGGCACAG CCTCCTTCAGCAAGATCTGTCCGGCAGGGAAGGGTTACTTTCTTCATAGTGTCCGGGAGACACTGGCGTTCCCTCCTCCGATCCACACCGGCCCGGAGAAGGTCATGCCGAAGCCTGACAAGAAGCCGGAGGGTGAGTCCGTGG AAGTCAAGCCCCGG GAACAGCCTCCTGAGACGACCACACCTATGCAGCTTTCTCCAATCAGCCCCCACGGCCCCCGGGTTCACG AGATCATCACTAAGCCCACACCTCCGCCCATCGTCAGGGTGAATCCAGACAGCGACCCCCTGGAGGTGGCCCAGACGCAGGTCTCAC CGGTCACGGATGAGTGCAGGCTGAACAGGAATGTCTGTGGTCACGGGGAGTGTGTCAATGTTCACACTGGCTACAAGTGTGAGTGCAATCCCGGCTACCGGCTCAATCCCCAGAGGAACGCCTGCGAGG ATGATGATGAGTGCGCCTCAGAGCCGTGCGGCCACAGCAGAGGCTTCTGCATTAACACGGAGGGCTCCTACCGCTGCCACTGTCTCCATGGCTACAAGCTCTCGGTGTATCATGGGCAGCTGAGGTGCACAG ATGTGAATGAGTGCTTCAAGTCAGACATCTGTGGGCAGGGCGGTCAGTGCCTTAACCTGCCCGGGTCCTACAAGTGTGAGTGTCACAAAGGCTTCAGGAGCAAGTCCCAGCGCCAGCCGGCCTGTGAAG aTATCAACGAGTGCCTGGACCCCAGCAGCTGCCCCAATGAGCTGTGTGAGAACAACCAAGGCTCTTATGAATGTGTTCCCTGCCCAGCGGGTCACCAGGCCCAAGGCGGCGTCTGCTATG ATGTCAACGAGTGCCAGAAACGGGGGGTGTGTCCGAACGGCCACTGCGAGAACCTCCATGGGACCTACCGCTGCCTCTGCAACGAGGGCTTCCTACCTGCGGCGGACAGCAAAGGCTGCATGG ACATCGACGAGTGCGAGGATGACAGACTGTGCGCCAACGGGCGCTGTGTCAACACCGAAGGCTCCTTCCATTGCCAGTGCTACCCAGGGTACCAGCGCACCCAGGAGGGCAGCCATTGTGAAG ATATAAACGAATGTGAGCGTCCCTCCAACTGCCAGAGAGGGCGCTGTATCAACAGCATGGGATCCTACCGCTGTGAATGTCAGAAGGGATTCATGCTGGTGGGAGGGAGGCGGTGCCAAG ACATAGATGAATGTGCGACAGACAGGGGTCTGTGCCAGCCCCACGGCGTATGTGAGAACAGACAGGGCtcctatatgtgtgtgtgcaaagaCGGTTTCATCTTGTCTGAGGACAAGCACAGCTGCGAAG AGATTGAAGTGGATGTGGAGGATAAAAAGGAGTGCTATCTGAACCTGGATGACACAGTGTTCTGTGACAGTGTCCTGGCCACCAACGTCACCAAGCAGGAGTGCTGCTGCTCTTCCCTCGGAAAGGGCTGGGGAGATCACTGTGAGATCTACCCCTGTCCCGTCGACCACTCAT CTGAGTTCCACTCCTTGTGCCCAGTGGGCCAAGGTTTCTACCATGAGGAGGGCATAACTGGTTATAACTTGCCTGTCCACAGAG ATATCGATGAGTGTGCGCTGTTTTCCAATGAGATCTGCAAGGAAGGCCGCTGTATGAACACACAGCCTGGCTACGAATGCTACTGCCAACAGGGCTTCTACTACGACAACAACCTGCTGGACTGCAATG ATGTCAATGAGTGCCACGATGAGTCTCTGTGTACCAATGGTCAGTGTCGGAACACAAGAGGCTCCTTCTACTGCAGCTGTAATTCCCCTTGGACCCCCGACGCTTCCAAAAAGAAGTGTGTGATCCCCACAGTGGCAG GTGTGGATGAGTGCCAAGACCCGTTGAACTGTAAGAATGGCCACTGTGTTGACACCCCTGGCTCCTACTACTGTGTCTGCTCCCCACCCTGGATCCTGGCCACAGACCGCAACAGCTGTGTGACCCCAGAGGAGCAGGCTG ATATCAATGAGTGCCAGGACCCCTCGTACTGTAAGAATGGGAGGTGTGTGAACACGCCAGGCTCCTTTCACTGTATATGCACCCAGCCCCTCACCTTCAGCGCAGCGCACAAACAGTGCGTTTATGACG ACCGCACGGCGGCCCATAAGGACGTGTGTTTCCTACAGGTGGATGAGGACCTGATCTGCAGCCACCCCAGGAATGGTTTGGTGGTCACCTACTCTGAGTGCTGCTGTCACTACGGCCGAGGCTGGGGCCCCGAGTGTAGGACCTGCCCCCAGAGAAACTCAG TGATCTTTAATCGACTGTGTGAGATGCACTTGGACACAGAGTCTGATGGTGAGGGCGATTTCCTGGCAGCTTTTGCCACCTACAACCCAGGTATTG AAGGGGACAGTTCCGAAGAGGACTCTGATGAGTGTAGCTGTGCCAATGGCCGCTGTGTGCGTTCCTACTTGGGCACCATGTGTGAGTGCAACACAGGCTTCAGGCTGGACCACTCCCGCACACGCTGCATAG ATATTGATGAATGTGCTGAACCAGGGGTCCGACTTAATCCATGCAAGAATGCCCGCTGTGTCAACACCATAGGCTCGTTCAAATGCTACTGCAAAAATGGCTTTGTCCCTGCACGAAGGCCCAATATATGTGTACCAGGCACAAAGGCCCAACATATCCGCACCAGGGCTCTATAA